The Camelina sativa cultivar DH55 chromosome 14, Cs, whole genome shotgun sequence genome includes a window with the following:
- the LOC104740895 gene encoding nuclear transcription factor Y subunit B-9 isoform X1, giving the protein MERGAPFSPYQLPRPNSGLNSDQLSNPNSMTSSVVTAGGTSDKNKGVAVQQQPCMAREQDQYMPIANVIRIMRKSLPAHAKISDDAKETIQECVSEYISFVTGEANERCQREQRKTITAEDILWAMSKLGFDNYVDPLTLYINRYREIETDRGSALRGEPAVSFRQTYGGNGIGFHGPPHSLPPSGPYGFGMVDPTMGMGGGRYYQNGSGQDGSGSGTGGSSSSINGMSSVYDPYVQYK; this is encoded by the coding sequence GATTGAATTCGGACCAGCTCAGTAACCCAAACTCAATGACCAGCTCAGTCGTCACAGCCGGTGGCACCAGTGACAAGAACAAGGGTGTAGCGGTCCAGCAACAACCATGTATGGCTCGTGAGCAAGACCAATACATGCCAATCGCTAACGTGATAAGGATCATGCGTAAAAGCTTACCGGCGCACGCCAAAATCTCCGACGACGCTAAAGAAACGATTCAAGAATGCGTCTCCGAGTACATCAGCTTTGTGACCGGTGAAGCTAACGAGCGTTGCCAGCGTGAGCAGCGTAAGACCATAACTGCTGAAGATATCCTTTGGGCTATGAGCAAGCTTGGGTTCGATAACTACGTGGATCCCCTCACTCTGTACATTAACCGGTACCGTGAGATAGAGACCGATCGTGGGTCGGCCCTTAGAGGTGAACCTGCAGTGTCGTTCAGACAAACCTATGGAGGAAATGGTATTGGGTTTCACGGACCACCACATAGCCTACCTCCTTCGGGTCCTTACGGTTTTGGTATGGTTGATCCAACCATGGGTATGGGTGGTGGTCGGTACTACCAAAATGGGTCTGGTCAGGATGGATCCGGTTCTGGTACTGGCGGTTCTTCGTCTTCTATCAACGGAATGTCGTCGGTTTATGACCCATATGTTCAGTATAAGTGA
- the LOC104740895 gene encoding nuclear transcription factor Y subunit B-9 isoform X2, producing the protein MTSSVVTAGGTSDKNKGVAVQQQPCMAREQDQYMPIANVIRIMRKSLPAHAKISDDAKETIQECVSEYISFVTGEANERCQREQRKTITAEDILWAMSKLGFDNYVDPLTLYINRYREIETDRGSALRGEPAVSFRQTYGGNGIGFHGPPHSLPPSGPYGFGMVDPTMGMGGGRYYQNGSGQDGSGSGTGGSSSSINGMSSVYDPYVQYK; encoded by the coding sequence ATGACCAGCTCAGTCGTCACAGCCGGTGGCACCAGTGACAAGAACAAGGGTGTAGCGGTCCAGCAACAACCATGTATGGCTCGTGAGCAAGACCAATACATGCCAATCGCTAACGTGATAAGGATCATGCGTAAAAGCTTACCGGCGCACGCCAAAATCTCCGACGACGCTAAAGAAACGATTCAAGAATGCGTCTCCGAGTACATCAGCTTTGTGACCGGTGAAGCTAACGAGCGTTGCCAGCGTGAGCAGCGTAAGACCATAACTGCTGAAGATATCCTTTGGGCTATGAGCAAGCTTGGGTTCGATAACTACGTGGATCCCCTCACTCTGTACATTAACCGGTACCGTGAGATAGAGACCGATCGTGGGTCGGCCCTTAGAGGTGAACCTGCAGTGTCGTTCAGACAAACCTATGGAGGAAATGGTATTGGGTTTCACGGACCACCACATAGCCTACCTCCTTCGGGTCCTTACGGTTTTGGTATGGTTGATCCAACCATGGGTATGGGTGGTGGTCGGTACTACCAAAATGGGTCTGGTCAGGATGGATCCGGTTCTGGTACTGGCGGTTCTTCGTCTTCTATCAACGGAATGTCGTCGGTTTATGACCCATATGTTCAGTATAAGTGA